One window of the Actinomyces wuliandei genome contains the following:
- a CDS encoding DUF4956 domain-containing protein, with protein sequence MTLASLAYIAADLAALVVLVGALYAPRHSRKDLAAAYIGVNVGVLAVTLLLSTADVAAGLGLGLFGVLSIIRLRSTALSQHEVAYFFAALALGLLGGIQTAPLLMVVALMALVVASLWVADHPALMRRSRHQVIVVDRAFTDEATLVSHLEHLLGATVRSVEVERVDLVNDITQVDVRFLLPRRQGAVSAATRRQPVSHPADPARGHVAGRTVPVG encoded by the coding sequence ATGACCCTCGCCTCCCTGGCCTACATCGCCGCCGACCTGGCCGCCCTGGTGGTGCTGGTTGGCGCGCTCTACGCGCCGCGACACAGCCGCAAGGACCTCGCCGCCGCCTACATCGGCGTCAACGTCGGCGTCCTGGCCGTCACCCTCCTGCTGTCCACGGCTGATGTCGCTGCGGGCCTGGGCCTGGGGCTCTTCGGCGTCCTGTCGATCATCCGTCTGCGCTCCACCGCGCTGTCCCAGCATGAGGTCGCCTACTTCTTCGCCGCCCTGGCACTGGGCCTGCTCGGCGGCATCCAGACGGCTCCGCTCCTCATGGTGGTCGCTCTCATGGCCCTGGTGGTGGCCTCCCTGTGGGTCGCCGACCACCCTGCCCTCATGCGCCGCAGTCGCCACCAGGTCATTGTGGTCGACCGCGCCTTCACCGACGAGGCCACCCTTGTGAGCCACCTGGAGCACCTCCTGGGCGCAACCGTGCGCTCCGTCGAGGTCGAGCGCGTGGACCTGGTCAACGACATCACCCAGGTGGACGTGCGCTTCCTGCTTCCCCGCAGGCAGGGAGCTGTCAGCGCAGCCACCCGCCGCCAGCCTGTCTCGCACCCCGCCGACCCCGCACGCGGCCACGTGGCCGGGCGCACCGTGCCCGTCGGCTGA
- a CDS encoding DUF5926 family protein, giving the protein MSRKKRQNRRVGARSGPKARVGGSGPGKPDRPARVEFVARPFAGVPGEEVLVAMMQIIPAATARVRLGEDHGGQDVLLATILPDLAQGMRRSDGEVLVALQTSMHSGDASRDVAAALLEALDLEPGATLPRRGLPEPGPRLQDVLDLAVVPEVNLRESFDYWLDAEAAAEPQAARAIEEAKADIAPTRAVPGVEHAYWCRMNGKEFVRWVRGEDEDDFFNAFARVYARRESDLEEGARFIGAFRACGLAIPVWELNPGTEAEELSAPLRAMGERLDAALAEEGPLDAAARRAKAGIISRQVNL; this is encoded by the coding sequence ATGTCGAGGAAGAAGCGTCAGAACCGCCGGGTGGGTGCCCGCTCCGGCCCCAAGGCCCGGGTCGGCGGCTCCGGTCCCGGCAAGCCGGACAGGCCCGCCAGGGTTGAGTTCGTCGCCAGGCCCTTCGCCGGGGTCCCGGGGGAGGAGGTGCTGGTGGCAATGATGCAGATCATTCCTGCCGCGACCGCGAGGGTCCGCCTCGGCGAGGACCACGGTGGCCAGGACGTCCTGCTGGCCACTATTCTGCCCGACCTGGCTCAGGGGATGCGGCGCTCAGACGGTGAGGTGCTGGTGGCTCTGCAGACTTCCATGCACTCCGGTGACGCCTCCCGCGACGTGGCGGCCGCCCTGCTGGAGGCTCTCGACCTGGAGCCCGGGGCTACTCTGCCGCGTCGTGGTCTGCCGGAGCCGGGACCGCGCCTCCAGGACGTGCTGGACCTGGCGGTGGTCCCCGAGGTGAACCTGCGGGAGTCCTTTGACTACTGGCTTGACGCGGAGGCAGCCGCTGAGCCGCAGGCAGCCAGGGCCATCGAGGAGGCCAAGGCCGACATCGCCCCGACGCGGGCCGTACCCGGTGTCGAGCACGCCTACTGGTGCCGTATGAACGGCAAGGAGTTTGTGCGCTGGGTGCGCGGTGAGGACGAGGACGACTTCTTCAACGCCTTCGCCCGGGTGTACGCCCGGCGTGAGTCCGACCTGGAGGAGGGCGCCCGGTTCATCGGGGCCTTTCGGGCCTGCGGCTTGGCGATCCCTGTGTGGGAGCTCAACCCCGGCACCGAGGCCGAGGAGCTGAGCGCGCCCCTGCGTGCCATGGGGGAGCGGCTTGACGCCGCCCTGGCTGAGGAGGGGCCTCTAGACGCTGCGGCGCGCCGGGCCAAGGCCGGCATCATCTCCCGGCAGGTCAACCTCTAG
- a CDS encoding VOC family protein, which yields MNVTGPDFIALQVSDVERAATFYEEHLGLRRASASPPGAVVFATTPIPFGVRTPLPETDLGSVDRPGTGVALWLHCDDAQALHDSLRESGTPILREPETGPFGLFFTFADPDGYAVTVHDQA from the coding sequence ATGAATGTCACCGGCCCCGACTTCATCGCGCTGCAAGTCAGCGACGTCGAGCGCGCCGCCACCTTCTACGAGGAACACCTCGGCCTGCGTCGTGCATCGGCGTCCCCTCCGGGAGCAGTTGTCTTCGCCACTACGCCGATTCCCTTCGGCGTGCGTACACCGCTGCCCGAGACCGACCTGGGCAGCGTGGACCGTCCAGGAACCGGCGTAGCCCTGTGGCTGCACTGCGACGACGCACAGGCCCTGCACGACTCGCTGCGTGAGTCCGGCACGCCGATCCTCCGCGAGCCTGAGACAGGCCCGTTCGGCCTGTTCTTCACCTTCGCCGACCCTGACGGGTACGCCGTCACGGTCCACGACCAGGCCTGA
- a CDS encoding MarR family winged helix-turn-helix transcriptional regulator: MGDMPHTGAHQVKAVGREGVVGQVGDGDGLGVLVGYRLKQVQAALRSRIDSVLRPLGLTMPQYACLELLSRTPGASGAELARGAFVSRQTMNVVLRSLQDRDLVTRSSRAAGGRALPLVLTAQGEELCQRAAQRVAEVEELMVGGLSDRQRRDLHRALTACAEALGGGDGTSAG, translated from the coding sequence ATGGGAGACATGCCGCACACTGGTGCCCATCAGGTCAAGGCCGTGGGCCGCGAGGGGGTGGTGGGCCAGGTCGGTGACGGGGACGGTCTGGGTGTCTTGGTGGGCTACCGGCTCAAGCAGGTGCAGGCCGCTCTACGTTCTCGCATTGACTCCGTACTGCGCCCGCTGGGCCTGACGATGCCGCAGTACGCCTGCTTAGAGCTCCTGAGCAGGACGCCCGGGGCCTCTGGCGCGGAGCTGGCCCGGGGCGCTTTCGTGTCGCGTCAGACCATGAACGTGGTGCTGCGCAGTCTTCAGGACCGGGACCTCGTCACACGGTCATCAAGGGCTGCCGGGGGCCGGGCGCTGCCCCTGGTGCTGACGGCGCAGGGCGAGGAGCTGTGTCAGCGTGCCGCGCAGCGTGTGGCCGAGGTCGAGGAGCTGATGGTCGGTGGGCTCAGTGACAGGCAGAGGCGCGACCTTCACAGGGCACTGACCGCCTGCGCCGAGGCGCTCGGAGGAGGTGACGGCACGTCGGCTGGGTAG
- a CDS encoding NADPH-dependent F420 reductase, which produces MATSAVPSVTVIGAGAVGSAVAQLALKAGTSVQILACDTAKASEAAAAATVAALGAPVTGDVVVLALPYPAFDEVLSAYPADAFAGKVVVDPSNPIDFATLDLVVAPGSSAAAGLAGRLTGARVVKAFNTNFAATLASGVLAGSPVTVYAASDDDSAKASLRALVEAAGLRLVDAGALKRASELEAMGALQIGLAVTEQVAWTGGFAVVAR; this is translated from the coding sequence ATGGCAACATCAGCTGTTCCCTCTGTCACCGTCATCGGCGCAGGCGCTGTCGGCTCCGCCGTCGCGCAGCTGGCCCTCAAGGCGGGCACCTCCGTCCAGATCCTCGCGTGCGACACCGCGAAGGCCTCTGAGGCTGCCGCCGCTGCCACGGTGGCGGCCCTCGGTGCGCCCGTCACGGGCGACGTCGTGGTGCTGGCGCTGCCCTACCCCGCCTTCGACGAGGTCCTGTCCGCCTACCCGGCCGACGCCTTCGCGGGCAAGGTGGTGGTTGACCCCTCCAACCCGATCGACTTCGCCACGCTCGACCTGGTGGTTGCGCCGGGCTCCTCCGCGGCCGCGGGCCTCGCCGGGCGGCTGACCGGCGCCAGGGTGGTCAAGGCCTTCAACACGAACTTCGCCGCGACCCTGGCCTCTGGCGTCCTGGCGGGCTCCCCGGTCACCGTCTACGCCGCCTCGGACGACGACTCGGCCAAGGCGTCCTTGCGCGCGCTGGTCGAGGCCGCAGGCCTGCGCCTCGTCGACGCGGGCGCCCTCAAGCGCGCCAGTGAGCTGGAGGCCATGGGCGCGCTGCAGATCGGCCTGGCCGTGACCGAGCAGGTGGCCTGGACAGGCGGCTTCGCCGTCGTGGCGAGGTAG
- a CDS encoding winged helix-turn-helix transcriptional regulator — MSPSASPSKGPSARQGADGEAPYNPYDRACPSRRLLRELGDLWTVLVVGALYGGPLRFTEISRRVDGISTKMLTQTLRTLERDGLVRRRQYAEMPPRVVYELTSPGHDLAVVLDAVESWAVAHMDQVRADRQAYDAANGVEQTG; from the coding sequence ATGAGCCCGTCCGCGAGCCCGTCCAAGGGGCCGTCTGCGCGTCAAGGCGCCGACGGCGAGGCGCCCTACAACCCTTACGACCGTGCCTGCCCGTCACGGCGCCTGCTGCGCGAGCTGGGGGATCTGTGGACGGTCCTGGTGGTTGGTGCCCTGTACGGCGGGCCGCTGCGCTTCACGGAGATCTCCCGACGGGTGGACGGCATCTCCACCAAGATGCTCACCCAGACGCTGCGCACCCTTGAGCGCGACGGGCTCGTGCGCCGCCGCCAGTACGCTGAGATGCCGCCGCGCGTCGTCTACGAGCTGACCAGCCCCGGGCACGACCTGGCCGTGGTCCTCGACGCGGTCGAGAGCTGGGCGGTCGCCCACATGGACCAGGTGCGTGCTGACCGCCAGGCCTACGACGCCGCCAACGGCGTGGAGCAGACGGGGTAG
- a CDS encoding NAD(P)H-dependent oxidoreductase produces the protein MTRRNHTLVIYAHPYSGSFNHAVLESVTSALERKKRSYDVIDLYADEFDPRYTAEELALFSEGGTTDPLVEKYQGLLDKATRLIIIAPIWWSELPGVVKGFMDKVMKQNWAYDSTNTGVRGRLTHIKQVLVLTTSTAPTWFLKRMAGNSVGSVFLGTIVRQLGMKGRKWVNYGQVAKGGHARRAKHLEKVARLALKH, from the coding sequence ATGACCCGCCGCAACCACACCCTCGTCATCTACGCCCACCCCTACAGCGGCTCCTTCAACCACGCGGTCCTGGAGTCCGTCACCTCCGCCCTGGAGCGGAAGAAGCGCAGCTACGACGTCATCGACCTGTACGCCGACGAGTTCGACCCCCGCTACACCGCCGAGGAACTAGCCCTGTTCAGCGAGGGCGGCACCACAGACCCCCTCGTGGAGAAGTACCAGGGACTGCTGGACAAGGCCACCCGGCTCATCATCATCGCACCCATCTGGTGGTCCGAGCTTCCCGGAGTCGTCAAGGGCTTCATGGACAAGGTCATGAAGCAGAACTGGGCTTACGACTCCACCAATACCGGGGTCAGGGGCCGTCTCACCCACATCAAGCAGGTGCTGGTCCTCACCACGTCGACAGCCCCCACCTGGTTCCTCAAGCGCATGGCCGGCAACTCCGTCGGCTCCGTCTTCCTGGGCACGATCGTGCGCCAGCTCGGCATGAAGGGGCGGAAGTGGGTCAACTACGGGCAGGTCGCCAAGGGCGGGCACGCCCGGCGGGCCAAGCACCTGGAGAAGGTGGCCCGGCTGGCACTCAAGCACTGA
- a CDS encoding TetR/AcrR family transcriptional regulator, whose amino-acid sequence MTPTRQQHATGTRQCLIDAALSLIDAHGWTEVTLTDVAHACDVTTPACYKYFPSKSSLFSASLHQLSRDLEERATTIVGDDPVESLLGIGTILVDLATGHPHLFEFSQLSPMAVEVHTEPASQHPLVSTIHNEVSRLATQEGADPEYLQLAIWSCLQGYARLVAAGAAAADPDFMRAVLRAVITIGDKS is encoded by the coding sequence GTGACCCCGACCAGGCAGCAGCACGCCACAGGGACCAGGCAGTGTCTTATCGACGCCGCCCTGTCACTGATCGACGCCCACGGCTGGACCGAGGTCACGCTGACCGACGTGGCGCACGCCTGCGACGTCACCACGCCTGCCTGCTACAAGTACTTCCCGTCCAAGTCCAGCCTCTTCTCCGCTTCCCTCCACCAGCTGTCACGCGACCTGGAGGAACGAGCCACGACGATCGTCGGTGACGATCCCGTCGAGTCCCTGCTCGGGATCGGCACCATCCTGGTCGACCTCGCTACCGGGCACCCCCACCTCTTCGAGTTCAGCCAGCTCAGCCCGATGGCGGTCGAGGTGCACACCGAGCCCGCCTCTCAGCACCCGCTTGTGTCCACCATCCACAACGAGGTCTCCCGCCTGGCCACGCAGGAAGGAGCGGACCCCGAGTACCTGCAGCTGGCCATCTGGTCCTGCCTCCAGGGCTACGCCCGGCTCGTCGCGGCAGGGGCCGCGGCTGCGGACCCCGATTTCATGCGCGCCGTGCTGCGCGCCGTCATAACGATAGGAGACAAGTCATGA
- a CDS encoding MFS transporter: MTQNPETQEEAQNAATQKQYLTWPNKIGYGSGDVAGNVVYALLSAFVMIYLTDTTGLNPGIIGTLMMVSRLFDGFSDIIFGSLLDRTRTRMGRARPWMLWAFFGCAALIVAIFAIPPSLGDTAKYAWFFIAYTLLNAGFYTANNIAYSALTALITKNSDERVQMGSIRFVFAFGTNLLIQSVTVGAVEALGGGAHGWRAIAIIYALIGLAVNTLSVMSVRELPPEELEDLDAAPEKAEGSAADGRQANEGAEDGDQGSDTAQDREAASARGGAGQKTSLRESVGLLLANRYYLIILSVFLLAQMFTATLNMGIYFMTYILGNARLLGPFAWAINVPLIAGLLLTPVMVARFGQMYRVNIAGYVIAVLGRLAVAASAYAGSIPLMLVFSGVASIGMSPLQGTLNALIAEASEHTYLRTGKRIDGLMFSCTSLGVKVGSGLGTALAGWLLAASGYVGDAAQQPESALQMLYVMYLWFPVIANCLILLLLTRLDVEKANKQARAQVDA; the protein is encoded by the coding sequence ATGACACAGAACCCGGAGACACAGGAAGAAGCACAGAACGCGGCGACGCAGAAGCAGTACCTCACCTGGCCCAACAAGATCGGCTACGGCTCGGGGGACGTCGCTGGAAACGTGGTCTACGCGCTCCTGTCGGCATTCGTCATGATCTACCTGACCGACACCACCGGGCTCAACCCCGGCATTATCGGCACCCTGATGATGGTCTCCCGCCTCTTTGACGGGTTCTCCGACATCATCTTCGGCTCCCTGCTGGACCGGACCCGAACCCGGATGGGTCGGGCGCGCCCCTGGATGCTGTGGGCGTTCTTCGGCTGCGCAGCCCTGATCGTCGCAATCTTCGCGATCCCCCCGTCCCTGGGGGACACCGCCAAGTACGCGTGGTTCTTCATTGCCTACACACTGCTCAACGCCGGGTTCTACACGGCCAACAACATCGCCTACTCCGCCCTGACGGCACTGATCACCAAGAACAGTGACGAGCGGGTCCAGATGGGCTCCATACGCTTCGTGTTCGCCTTCGGCACCAACCTGCTCATCCAGAGCGTGACCGTCGGTGCCGTCGAGGCGCTTGGCGGGGGCGCCCATGGGTGGCGCGCGATCGCTATCATCTACGCGCTTATCGGGCTGGCGGTCAACACGCTGTCCGTCATGTCCGTCAGGGAGCTGCCGCCTGAGGAGCTCGAGGACCTGGACGCCGCGCCTGAGAAGGCAGAGGGGTCAGCGGCGGACGGCAGACAGGCCAACGAGGGGGCCGAGGACGGCGACCAGGGCAGCGACACGGCACAGGACCGTGAGGCGGCGTCGGCACGGGGCGGAGCCGGGCAGAAGACCTCCCTGAGGGAGTCGGTGGGACTGCTCCTGGCCAACAGGTACTACCTCATCATCCTGTCCGTGTTCCTCCTGGCCCAGATGTTCACCGCGACCCTCAACATGGGAATCTACTTCATGACCTACATCCTGGGGAACGCCAGGCTCCTAGGGCCCTTCGCCTGGGCCATCAACGTCCCCCTCATCGCCGGGCTCCTGCTCACCCCGGTAATGGTGGCACGGTTCGGGCAGATGTACCGGGTCAACATCGCGGGATACGTCATCGCCGTACTGGGGCGGCTGGCCGTGGCGGCGTCCGCCTACGCAGGCAGCATCCCGCTCATGCTGGTGTTCTCCGGTGTCGCCTCCATCGGCATGAGCCCTCTCCAGGGGACCCTCAACGCGCTCATCGCCGAGGCCTCGGAGCACACCTACCTGCGCACCGGTAAGCGCATCGACGGCCTCATGTTCTCCTGCACCTCCCTGGGGGTCAAGGTCGGCAGCGGTCTGGGGACCGCGCTGGCTGGGTGGCTGCTGGCCGCCAGCGGCTACGTGGGTGACGCCGCCCAGCAGCCGGAGTCAGCGCTCCAGATGCTCTACGTCATGTACCTGTGGTTCCCGGTCATCGCCAACTGCCTCATCCTGCTCCTGCTCACCCGGCTGGACGTGGAGAAGGCCAACAAGCAGGCACGGGCGCAGGTCGACGCCTGA